A window of Procambarus clarkii isolate CNS0578487 chromosome 9, FALCON_Pclarkii_2.0, whole genome shotgun sequence contains these coding sequences:
- the LOC138362903 gene encoding large ribosomal subunit protein eL29-like has translation MAALRPVTMAPQARDHGRPQARDHGRPQARDHGRPQARDNGRPQARDHGRPQARDHGRPQARDHGRPQARDHGRPQARDHGRPQARDHGRPQARDHGRPQARDHGRPQARDHGRPQARDHGRPQARDHGRPQARPPKVSQRPENGQSKVSSPNLREDPTGSCG, from the coding sequence ATGGCCGCCCTCAGGCCCGTGACCATGGCCCCTCAGGCCCGTGACCATGGCCGCCCTCAGGCCCGTGACCATGGCCGCCCTCAGGCCCGTGACCATGGCCGCCCTCAGGCCCGTGACAATGGCCGCCCTCAGGCCCGTGACCATGGCCGCCCTCAGGCCCGTGACCATGGCCGCCCTCAGGCCCGTGACCATGGCCGCCCTCAGGCCCGTGACCATGGCCGCCCTCAGGCCCGTGACCATGGCCGCCCTCAGGCCCGTGACCATGGCCGCCCTCAGGCCCGTGACCATGGCCGCCCTCAGGCCCGTGACCATGGCCGCCCTCAGGCCCGTGACCATGGCCGCCCTCAGGCCCGTGACCATGGCCGCCCTCAGGCCCGTGACCATGGCCGCCCTcaggcccgtcctcctaaggtttcgcaACGTCCAGAAAACGGTCAGagcaaagtgtcctctcctaacctacgagAGGACCCaactggttcctgtggttaa